Proteins from one Mycolicibacter virginiensis genomic window:
- the clpS gene encoding ATP-dependent Clp protease adapter ClpS — protein sequence MATSAPTSAPVKPQGTGQRHADPVEDTASPWVTIVWDDPVNLMTYVTYIFQKLFGYSEQHATKLMLQVHHEGKAVVSAGSRESMEVDVSKLHAAGLWATMQQDR from the coding sequence ATGGCCACGTCAGCACCGACGTCCGCCCCGGTGAAACCGCAGGGCACCGGACAGCGGCACGCCGACCCGGTCGAGGACACGGCTTCCCCCTGGGTGACCATCGTCTGGGACGACCCGGTCAACCTGATGACCTATGTGACCTACATCTTTCAGAAGCTGTTCGGCTACAGCGAGCAGCACGCGACCAAGCTGATGCTGCAGGTGCACCACGAGGGCAAGGCCGTGGTGTCGGCGGGAAGCCGTGAGTCGATGGAGGTCGACGTGTCCAAGCTGCATGCCGCCGGTTTGTGGGCGACCATGCAGCAGGACCGCTAA
- a CDS encoding non-canonical purine NTP pyrophosphatase → MTAPVTQLLVASRNRKKLAELSRVLEHAGVSGVQLVSLDEVPPYPEAPETAATFEGNALAKARDGYAATGLPCVADDSGLTVAALNGMPGVLSARWSGSHGNDAANTALLLAQLSDVPDERRGAAFVSACALVWGTGPEREVVVRGEWAGSIAREPHGDGGFGYDPVFVPAGTDRTAAQLSPAEKDAASHRGRALELLLPALRSLA, encoded by the coding sequence CTGACCGCGCCGGTGACGCAACTGTTGGTCGCCAGCCGCAACCGCAAGAAGCTGGCCGAACTGAGCCGGGTGTTGGAGCACGCCGGGGTCTCGGGCGTGCAACTGGTGTCGCTCGATGAGGTGCCGCCGTATCCCGAAGCGCCGGAAACCGCGGCGACGTTCGAGGGCAACGCCCTGGCCAAAGCGCGTGACGGCTACGCGGCCACCGGATTACCTTGTGTCGCAGACGATTCGGGCCTGACCGTCGCGGCGCTCAACGGCATGCCGGGGGTGCTCTCGGCGCGCTGGTCGGGCAGTCACGGTAATGACGCGGCCAACACCGCCCTGTTGCTGGCGCAGTTGAGCGACGTGCCCGACGAGCGGCGTGGCGCGGCGTTCGTCTCCGCGTGCGCGCTGGTATGGGGCACCGGTCCCGAGCGCGAGGTGGTGGTGCGCGGCGAGTGGGCCGGCAGCATCGCTCGAGAACCGCACGGCGACGGCGGATTCGGCTACGACCCTGTGTTTGTGCCGGCGGGCACCGACCGCACCGCCGCGCAGTTGAGCCCGGCCGAAAAGGACGCCGCGTCGCACCGCGGCCGGGCGCTGGAGTTGCTGCTGCCGGCGCTGCGCTCGCTGGCGTAG
- a CDS encoding IS110 family transposase yields MEATTMVVVGVDVHKRTHTCVAVDEVGRKVGEKVVTATTSGHAEAVMWTRERFGAEVVWAIEDCRHLSARLERDLLGFDQKVVRVPPKLMAQTRASARTRGKSDPIDALAVARAFLREPDLPVASHDEVSRELKLLVDRREVLVAQRTAMINRLVWRVHELDPERAPKARSLNLPKHRTILGSWLATMDGLVAELARDELTDITRLTEAINELAKRISARVRAVCPALLALPGCGELTAAKLVGETAGVARFKSEAAFARHAGTAPIPVWSGNTAGRVRMTRSGNRQLNAALHRIAITQIRLDGLGQAYYRKRLDAGDSNREALRCLKRRLCRVVFGRLHTDHYNRTQPCQQAAA; encoded by the coding sequence ATGGAGGCAACCACCATGGTTGTTGTTGGAGTCGATGTACACAAGCGGACCCACACCTGCGTCGCGGTCGACGAAGTGGGACGCAAGGTGGGTGAGAAGGTGGTCACAGCCACCACCTCCGGCCATGCCGAGGCAGTGATGTGGACCCGGGAACGTTTCGGGGCTGAGGTGGTGTGGGCGATCGAGGACTGTCGGCATCTATCGGCGCGGCTGGAGCGCGACCTGCTGGGCTTTGACCAGAAAGTGGTGCGGGTGCCACCGAAATTGATGGCCCAAACTCGTGCCTCGGCACGTACTCGAGGCAAATCCGACCCGATTGACGCACTGGCGGTCGCCCGGGCATTTCTGCGCGAGCCGGATCTGCCGGTCGCCTCCCATGACGAAGTCTCGCGGGAGCTGAAGCTGCTGGTGGATCGCCGCGAAGTCCTTGTCGCGCAACGGACTGCAATGATCAACCGATTGGTGTGGCGGGTACACGAACTCGACCCCGAACGCGCACCTAAGGCTCGTTCGCTGAATCTGCCCAAGCACCGCACCATCCTCGGCTCTTGGCTGGCCACCATGGACGGCCTGGTCGCCGAGCTGGCCCGTGACGAGCTCACCGACATCACCCGGCTCACCGAGGCGATCAACGAGTTGGCCAAGCGGATCAGCGCACGCGTGCGTGCCGTCTGCCCGGCGTTGTTGGCGCTGCCGGGCTGCGGGGAGCTGACTGCGGCCAAGCTCGTCGGTGAAACCGCCGGGGTCGCCCGGTTCAAAAGTGAGGCAGCCTTCGCCCGCCACGCCGGAACCGCGCCCATCCCGGTGTGGTCGGGAAACACCGCCGGCCGCGTCCGCATGACCCGATCGGGCAACCGCCAACTCAACGCCGCCCTGCACCGCATCGCCATCACTCAAATCCGCCTCGACGGACTCGGGCAGGCCTACTATCGCAAACGCCTCGACGCCGGGGACTCCAACCGCGAAGCCCTGCGCTGCCTCAAACGCCGCCTGTGCCGCGTCGTCTTCGGGCGCCTCCACACCGACCACTACAACCGAACTCAGCCCTGCCAACAAGCAGCGGCTTGA
- a CDS encoding P1 family peptidase yields MGSITDVAGIRVGHHQRIDPDATLGSGWATGVTVVLAPPGTVGAVDGRGGAPGTRETDLLDPANSVRWVDAVVLSGGSAYGLATADGVMTWLEEQGRGVALDGGVVPIVPAAVIFDLPVGGWDRRPTAEFGYAAAATAAGPDGQQPASGSVGAGAGARAGVFKGGVGTASMTLDLGDDVVTVGAIVVVNPTGELIDPTTGLPWSTLLIEEFGLTAPPSEQLAILAGLEPKSVSLNTTIAVVATDAALSPAGCRRVAIAAQDGLARTIRPSHTPVDGDTVFALSTGTVEVPPLPGTPAAMSPETGLIAEVGAAAADCLARAVLSGLLCADPVAGIPTYRGTVPGAFADRPGDLSGRP; encoded by the coding sequence ATGGGTTCGATCACCGATGTCGCCGGCATCCGGGTGGGCCACCACCAGCGGATCGATCCGGACGCGACACTTGGGTCCGGCTGGGCCACCGGCGTCACCGTCGTGCTGGCGCCACCCGGGACGGTCGGTGCGGTCGACGGCCGCGGTGGAGCACCGGGCACCCGCGAGACCGACCTGCTGGATCCGGCCAACAGTGTGCGCTGGGTGGACGCGGTGGTGCTTTCCGGTGGCAGCGCGTACGGACTGGCGACCGCCGACGGCGTAATGACCTGGTTGGAGGAGCAGGGCCGCGGTGTGGCACTGGACGGCGGTGTGGTGCCGATCGTGCCGGCCGCGGTGATCTTCGACCTGCCGGTGGGCGGCTGGGATCGCCGCCCCACCGCGGAATTCGGCTACGCCGCCGCGGCCACGGCCGCCGGACCCGACGGCCAACAACCGGCTTCGGGCAGCGTCGGCGCCGGCGCCGGGGCCCGCGCCGGGGTCTTCAAGGGTGGCGTGGGCACCGCGTCGATGACGCTGGATCTCGGGGACGACGTGGTCACCGTGGGTGCGATCGTGGTGGTGAACCCCACCGGCGAACTCATCGACCCCACCACCGGGTTGCCCTGGTCGACCCTGCTCATCGAAGAATTCGGGCTGACGGCACCGCCGTCGGAACAGTTGGCGATCCTCGCCGGCCTGGAACCCAAATCCGTGTCGCTCAACACCACCATCGCCGTGGTGGCCACTGATGCCGCGCTGAGCCCGGCCGGCTGCCGCCGGGTGGCGATCGCCGCGCAGGACGGGCTGGCCCGCACCATCCGGCCCTCGCACACGCCGGTGGACGGCGACACGGTGTTCGCGTTGTCGACCGGGACCGTCGAGGTTCCGCCGCTGCCGGGAACTCCGGCCGCGATGTCCCCGGAGACGGGCCTGATCGCCGAGGTCGGTGCCGCCGCGGCGGACTGCCTGGCCCGGGCGGTGCTGTCGGGGTTGTTGTGTGCTGATCCGGTGGCCGGAATCCCGACCTACCGAGGCACCGTGCCGGGCGCATTCGCCGACCGACCCGGTGACCTTTCGGGAAGGCCGTGA
- a CDS encoding rhomboid family intramembrane serine protease, whose amino-acid sequence MGVTPRGGTAPTPRPEEKSLWRTGGATIIAFVGLLYLIEAVDQVGGHQLDRNGIRPLETDGLWGVLFAPLLHANWAHLLANTGPALVLGFLLTLTGLSRFVLATAIVWIVGGLGTWLIGNVGSSCGPTDHIGASGLIFGWLAFLVVFGWFTRRIWQILVGVVVLFLYGGILWGAVPVLNVCGGVSWQGHLCGALAGVLAAYWLAAPERKTRKLRRGAAA is encoded by the coding sequence GTGGGCGTGACTCCCCGTGGGGGAACCGCACCTACACCGCGGCCCGAGGAGAAGTCCCTCTGGCGTACCGGCGGGGCCACCATCATCGCGTTCGTCGGACTGCTTTACCTGATCGAAGCCGTGGATCAGGTCGGCGGCCACCAACTGGACCGCAACGGCATTCGGCCGTTGGAGACCGACGGCCTGTGGGGGGTGCTGTTCGCCCCGCTGCTGCACGCGAACTGGGCGCATCTGCTGGCCAACACGGGCCCGGCGCTGGTGCTGGGCTTTTTGTTGACGTTGACCGGGCTGTCCCGGTTTGTGCTGGCCACCGCGATCGTGTGGATCGTCGGGGGACTGGGGACGTGGTTGATCGGCAACGTCGGGTCGTCGTGCGGGCCGACGGACCACATCGGTGCCTCCGGCCTGATCTTCGGTTGGCTGGCCTTTTTGGTGGTGTTCGGGTGGTTCACCCGCCGGATCTGGCAGATCCTGGTCGGGGTCGTGGTGCTGTTCCTCTACGGCGGAATTCTGTGGGGAGCGGTGCCGGTGTTGAACGTGTGCGGTGGGGTGTCTTGGCAGGGCCACCTGTGCGGGGCGCTGGCCGGGGTGTTGGCCGCCTATTGGCTGGCGGCTCCCGAACGTAAGACCCGGAAACTTCGTCGGGGGGCGGCTGCGTGA
- a CDS encoding TetR family transcriptional regulator, translating to MTEPGRAGRWRSGQQNKQRIIESARDHFTRHGYERATVRRIAADAGVDVAMVYYFFGNKEGLFSASVLDVPEHPLHQLAGLLEESTDDIGTRLVRHFFQRSDEGTLFDPLLTVWRSAAVQPLARRLLHDTLAGPVAHRVAAAFGVKDAVLRVEFVAAHMVGLAFARYQLKIEPLASAGVEDLVTWIGPTVQRYLCEEPD from the coding sequence GTGACGGAGCCTGGGCGCGCCGGTCGCTGGCGCAGCGGCCAGCAGAACAAGCAGCGCATCATTGAATCCGCGCGCGACCACTTCACGCGCCATGGCTACGAGCGGGCCACTGTGCGACGTATCGCTGCCGACGCCGGGGTGGATGTCGCGATGGTCTACTACTTCTTCGGCAACAAGGAAGGCCTGTTCAGCGCTTCGGTTCTCGATGTTCCGGAGCATCCGCTGCACCAATTGGCCGGACTGCTCGAGGAGAGCACCGACGATATCGGTACGCGACTGGTGCGGCATTTCTTCCAACGGTCCGACGAGGGCACGCTTTTCGATCCGCTGCTGACGGTATGGCGTTCTGCGGCCGTCCAACCGTTGGCACGCAGGCTGCTCCACGACACACTGGCCGGACCCGTCGCACACCGCGTAGCGGCCGCGTTCGGAGTGAAAGATGCGGTGCTACGTGTCGAATTCGTCGCGGCGCACATGGTGGGCCTGGCATTCGCGCGCTACCAGCTCAAGATCGAACCGCTGGCCTCGGCCGGAGTAGAGGATTTGGTGACCTGGATAGGACCGACCGTCCAGCGCTACCTCTGCGAGGAGCCAGACTGA
- a CDS encoding nuclear transport factor 2 family protein produces the protein MDIDATAFSQHWVQAWNNHDVDAVLAHFHDDVVFTSPVAAQLYPETAGVIRGKAALRHYWSGALQRMPDLHFVVEDVYRGIDTIVINYRNQNGGLVNEVLRFGGDGLVIEGHGTYLVARSAATT, from the coding sequence ATGGATATCGACGCGACCGCGTTCAGCCAGCACTGGGTGCAGGCGTGGAATAACCACGACGTGGACGCGGTGCTGGCGCACTTCCACGACGACGTGGTGTTCACCTCCCCGGTGGCCGCCCAGCTGTATCCCGAGACCGCAGGCGTGATCCGCGGCAAGGCCGCGCTGCGCCACTACTGGTCCGGCGCGCTGCAGCGCATGCCGGATCTGCATTTCGTGGTCGAAGACGTTTACCGGGGCATCGACACCATCGTGATCAACTACCGCAACCAGAACGGCGGGCTCGTCAATGAGGTCCTGCGATTCGGCGGTGACGGCTTGGTCATCGAGGGACACGGAACCTATCTGGTGGCCCGCTCGGCCGCCACGACCTGA
- the rph gene encoding ribonuclease PH: MSKREDGRLDDELRPVVITRGFTANPAGSVLVEFGNTRVMCTASVTEGVPRWRKGSGRGWLTAEYAMLPAATHTRSDRESVKGRVGGRTQEISRLVGRSLRACIDLAALGENTIAIDCDVLQADGGTRTAAITGAYVALADAVTYLSAAGKLSDPRPLSCAISAVSVGVVDGRVRVDLPYEEDSRAEVDMNVVATDTGTLVEIQGTGEGATFPRSTLDKMLDAALAACEKLFVVQREALALPYPGVLPEGPAPKKAFGS; the protein is encoded by the coding sequence GTGTCCAAACGAGAAGACGGTCGCCTCGACGACGAGCTGCGCCCGGTCGTCATCACCCGCGGCTTTACCGCCAACCCGGCCGGATCGGTTCTGGTCGAATTCGGCAACACCCGGGTCATGTGCACGGCCAGCGTCACCGAAGGTGTACCGCGCTGGCGGAAGGGCTCCGGCCGCGGTTGGCTGACCGCCGAGTACGCCATGCTGCCTGCCGCCACCCACACCCGCTCCGACCGCGAATCGGTCAAGGGCCGCGTCGGCGGGCGCACCCAGGAGATCAGCCGGCTGGTGGGGCGCTCGCTGCGTGCCTGCATCGACCTGGCCGCGCTGGGGGAGAACACCATCGCGATCGACTGCGACGTACTGCAGGCCGACGGCGGCACCCGCACCGCGGCGATCACCGGCGCCTATGTGGCGCTCGCCGATGCGGTCACCTACCTGTCGGCCGCCGGCAAGTTGTCGGACCCCCGCCCGTTGTCGTGCGCGATCTCGGCCGTCAGCGTCGGCGTGGTCGACGGCCGGGTCCGCGTCGACCTCCCCTATGAGGAGGACTCGCGCGCCGAGGTCGACATGAACGTGGTCGCCACCGACACCGGAACACTGGTGGAGATCCAAGGCACCGGTGAGGGTGCGACGTTCCCGCGCTCGACCCTGGACAAGATGCTCGACGCGGCGCTGGCCGCCTGCGAGAAGTTGTTCGTGGTGCAGCGCGAAGCGCTGGCGTTGCCGTATCCGGGCGTGCTGCCGGAGGGGCCGGCGCCGAAGAAGGCGTTCGGCAGCTGA
- a CDS encoding DUF2017 domain-containing protein, translating to MQKWKRVETDDGPRFRSALALHEAALLRNLVGSIVGMLDARESASPPDELEQITGIRTGNTRTPEDATTRRLLPDFYRPEGDEDGSAVDADGLNAALRSLHEPGIIDAKRGAAQQMLATVPEQGGRFELTEEQANAWIAAVNDIRLALGAVLKIGPEGPDQLAAGDPMAGQLNVYQWLTVLQEFLVVALMGRPRR from the coding sequence GTGCAGAAATGGAAGCGGGTCGAGACCGACGACGGACCCCGCTTCCGGTCTGCGCTGGCCCTTCACGAGGCGGCGCTGCTCCGGAATCTGGTCGGCTCGATCGTCGGGATGCTCGACGCACGGGAGTCCGCTTCTCCGCCAGACGAACTTGAACAGATCACCGGGATACGAACCGGCAACACCCGAACGCCCGAAGACGCCACGACACGCCGGCTGCTGCCGGATTTCTATCGCCCGGAAGGTGATGAGGACGGCTCCGCGGTCGACGCAGACGGCCTGAACGCGGCGCTGCGCAGTCTGCACGAACCCGGGATCATCGACGCCAAACGTGGCGCGGCGCAACAAATGCTGGCCACCGTCCCCGAACAGGGCGGCCGTTTCGAGTTGACCGAGGAGCAGGCCAACGCCTGGATCGCCGCGGTCAACGACATCCGCCTCGCGCTGGGCGCCGTGCTCAAGATCGGCCCCGAGGGCCCCGATCAGTTGGCGGCGGGTGATCCAATGGCTGGGCAGCTCAACGTGTATCAGTGGCTCACCGTGCTGCAGGAGTTCCTGGTGGTCGCGCTGATGGGAAGGCCCAGACGATGA
- a CDS encoding cyclic nucleotide-degrading phosphodiesterase, which produces MRLTVLGCSGSVVGPDSPASGYLLQAPDSPPLVIDFGGGVLGALQRHVDPGSVHVLLSHLHADHCLDLPGLFVWRRYHPSVAIKPFDKGLLYGPSDTWSRMGAASSPYGGEIDDITDIFDVRAWVDGEPVTFGELSVQPGLVSHPTESYGMRITDPSGATLVYSADTGFCDAVIELARGADVFLCEASWTHEANRPPNLHLSGTEAGRIAAAAGVGQLLLTHIPPWTSREDVIGEAKAEFDGPVHAVVCDESFDIKRS; this is translated from the coding sequence GTGCGACTGACCGTGCTGGGCTGCTCCGGCAGTGTGGTGGGTCCGGACTCGCCGGCATCGGGATACCTGTTGCAGGCGCCGGACTCGCCGCCTCTGGTAATCGACTTCGGAGGTGGGGTCCTCGGAGCCCTGCAACGCCATGTCGACCCGGGGTCGGTGCATGTGCTGTTGTCGCACTTGCATGCCGACCACTGCCTGGATCTGCCGGGACTGTTTGTCTGGCGGCGCTATCACCCGTCAGTGGCGATCAAGCCGTTCGACAAGGGCCTGCTCTATGGGCCCAGTGATACCTGGTCGCGGATGGGCGCGGCGTCGTCGCCCTACGGCGGCGAGATCGACGACATCACCGACATCTTCGACGTCCGCGCCTGGGTAGACGGTGAGCCGGTCACCTTCGGAGAACTCAGTGTGCAGCCCGGACTGGTGTCGCATCCGACCGAGTCGTACGGGATGCGGATCACCGACCCGTCCGGCGCGACACTGGTCTACAGCGCCGACACCGGCTTCTGCGATGCGGTGATCGAGTTGGCGCGCGGCGCCGACGTGTTCTTGTGCGAGGCGTCGTGGACCCACGAGGCCAACCGCCCACCCAACCTGCACCTGTCGGGAACCGAGGCCGGGCGCATCGCCGCGGCCGCGGGCGTCGGACAACTGCTGCTGACCCACATCCCGCCCTGGACCTCGCGTGAGGACGTGATCGGGGAGGCCAAGGCGGAGTTCGACGGTCCGGTGCACGCCGTGGTGTGCGACGAGTCGTTCGACATCAAGCGGTCCTGA
- a CDS encoding YdeI/OmpD-associated family protein: MSSQRLPGGAVHELPDDLRDGLLVSPTALEAWLDITPLARNEFICWVEDAKQQATRERRIRRTREELEEGMRRPCCWPGCKHRERNGK, from the coding sequence ATGAGCAGCCAGCGATTGCCAGGCGGCGCAGTGCACGAACTACCGGATGACCTGCGGGACGGACTGTTGGTCAGCCCCACGGCACTTGAGGCGTGGCTGGACATTACGCCCTTGGCGCGCAACGAGTTCATCTGCTGGGTCGAAGACGCCAAGCAGCAGGCGACCCGCGAGCGACGGATCCGCCGCACGCGCGAGGAGCTCGAAGAAGGCATGCGCCGCCCGTGCTGTTGGCCCGGGTGCAAGCACCGGGAACGCAACGGCAAATAG
- a CDS encoding nitroreductase family deazaflavin-dependent oxidoreductase, protein MTFPKALARWNRVGLNRVTRHIAPWAPGFGVITHRGRRSGRMYETPVNVFPTATGVRVALTYGADADWVKNVVTAGGCRLRTRRRDLTLTDPRLVHDPARTSVRRFEARILRAFDVADFLDLTTQAASA, encoded by the coding sequence ATGACCTTCCCGAAAGCGCTTGCCCGATGGAACCGGGTCGGGCTGAACCGGGTTACCCGCCACATAGCTCCCTGGGCGCCAGGGTTCGGTGTGATAACGCACCGTGGCCGCCGTTCTGGGCGTATGTATGAGACCCCGGTCAACGTTTTTCCGACGGCTACCGGAGTCCGGGTGGCCCTGACGTACGGCGCCGATGCCGACTGGGTTAAGAATGTTGTCACGGCGGGCGGTTGCCGGTTGCGCACCAGACGCCGGGACCTGACGCTGACCGATCCACGGCTCGTGCACGATCCAGCTCGTACGAGTGTCAGGCGTTTCGAAGCCCGGATCTTGCGCGCCTTCGACGTCGCCGACTTTCTCGACCTGACGACGCAAGCCGCGTCCGCCTGA
- a CDS encoding methyltransferase family protein — protein sequence MSKRPLWANHLISVLIAPATMTLFIPAAILAFTGAALPDPATATGLLRILGGVALIGIGLWFLIWTVWLFDRVGEGALAVGTPVNLVVRGPYRHVRNPMMTAVFCLQLGAAALAASPWLLGWFAVFCAAVLIAIPLVEEPHLVKRFGAEYQAYRRHVPRWIPRVSAWVPDRQHGIASSGVVKGVK from the coding sequence ATGTCGAAGCGACCACTGTGGGCGAATCATCTGATCTCGGTATTGATCGCGCCCGCCACCATGACGCTGTTCATCCCCGCGGCGATCCTTGCGTTCACCGGGGCTGCGTTACCGGACCCCGCCACCGCGACTGGCCTGCTGCGGATCCTCGGCGGCGTCGCACTCATCGGTATCGGGTTGTGGTTTCTGATCTGGACGGTGTGGCTGTTCGACCGTGTCGGCGAGGGCGCGCTGGCGGTGGGGACGCCGGTCAACCTGGTGGTGCGCGGTCCCTACCGGCATGTTCGTAACCCGATGATGACGGCGGTGTTCTGCCTTCAACTCGGTGCCGCAGCGCTCGCGGCGTCGCCGTGGCTGCTCGGCTGGTTTGCGGTCTTCTGCGCCGCCGTCCTCATCGCGATACCCCTCGTCGAAGAACCCCATCTGGTCAAGCGATTCGGCGCCGAGTACCAGGCGTACCGCCGCCACGTCCCCCGGTGGATTCCGCGCGTGAGCGCGTGGGTGCCGGACCGGCAACATGGGATCGCGTCATCTGGGGTAGTGAAGGGAGTGAAGTGA
- a CDS encoding nicotinate phosphoribosyltransferase, translating into MTHSARCGGLLTDKYELTMLAAALRDGTAARRAGFEMFTRRLPEARRYGVVAGTGRFLQALAEFTFDDAALSLLSGFLDRQTVNFLADFRFRGDIDGYPEGELCFAGSPVLSVQGSFAECVVLETLLLSIFNHDTAIASAAARMVNAAGGRPLIEMGSRRTHEQAAVAAARAAYLAGFAGTSNLEAHRRFGVPVLGTSAHAFTLLHTGPDGELAAFRAQVAAQGVDTTLLVDTYDVTTGVANAVAAAGPGLGAVRIDSGELAVLAHQVRDQLDRLGATGTKIVVSGDLDEYGIAALRAAPVDSYGVGTALVTGSGVPAAGFVYKLVEVDGKPVHKRSTGKESQGGLKQALRVARESGIAVEEVIYPAGRPPAVDARARTLTVPLVRGGDVVTETGATALAAARERVVAGLHSLPWEGLKLAHGEPAIPTRLVPGGA; encoded by the coding sequence GTGACCCACTCGGCCCGGTGCGGCGGACTGCTCACCGACAAGTACGAGCTGACCATGCTCGCCGCGGCGCTGCGCGACGGCACGGCGGCTCGACGGGCCGGCTTTGAGATGTTCACCCGCCGCCTCCCCGAGGCGCGCCGTTATGGGGTGGTCGCCGGCACCGGCCGGTTTCTTCAGGCCCTGGCCGAGTTCACCTTCGACGACGCCGCGCTGAGTCTGCTCTCGGGGTTCCTGGATCGCCAGACCGTCAATTTCCTGGCGGATTTCCGCTTCCGCGGCGACATCGACGGCTACCCCGAAGGCGAGCTGTGTTTCGCCGGGTCGCCGGTGCTCAGCGTGCAGGGCAGCTTCGCCGAGTGTGTCGTGCTCGAGACGCTGCTGCTGTCGATCTTCAATCACGACACCGCGATCGCCTCGGCGGCCGCCCGCATGGTCAACGCCGCCGGCGGACGGCCCCTGATCGAGATGGGCTCACGCCGCACGCACGAGCAGGCCGCCGTGGCTGCGGCCCGGGCCGCCTACCTGGCGGGTTTCGCCGGAACCTCCAATCTGGAGGCGCACCGCCGTTTCGGAGTGCCGGTGCTGGGCACCAGCGCGCATGCCTTCACCCTGTTGCACACCGGGCCCGACGGCGAGCTGGCGGCGTTCCGCGCCCAGGTCGCCGCACAGGGCGTCGACACCACGCTGTTGGTGGACACCTATGACGTCACCACCGGGGTGGCCAATGCCGTCGCGGCGGCCGGGCCGGGGCTCGGCGCGGTGCGCATCGACTCCGGTGAGCTGGCAGTGTTGGCTCATCAGGTCCGCGACCAGCTGGACCGGCTGGGTGCCACCGGCACCAAGATCGTGGTCTCCGGCGACCTCGACGAGTACGGCATCGCGGCGCTGCGGGCCGCGCCGGTGGACAGCTATGGCGTCGGCACCGCGTTGGTGACCGGCTCAGGAGTGCCCGCGGCCGGGTTCGTCTACAAACTGGTCGAGGTGGACGGCAAGCCGGTGCACAAGCGCAGCACCGGCAAAGAGTCGCAGGGCGGACTCAAACAGGCGCTGCGGGTCGCCCGCGAAAGCGGCATCGCCGTCGAGGAGGTCATCTACCCGGCCGGTCGCCCGCCGGCGGTGGACGCGCGTGCCCGGACATTGACGGTTCCGTTGGTACGCGGCGGTGACGTGGTGACCGAGACCGGGGCGACGGCGCTGGCCGCGGCGCGCGAGCGCGTGGTGGCCGGGCTGCACAGCCTGCCGTGGGAGGGGCTGAAACTCGCGCACGGCGAGCCGGCGATCCCCACGCGGCTGGTCCCCGGCGGCGCCTGA
- the murI gene encoding glutamate racemase yields the protein MSPIGIFDSGVGGLTVARSIIDQLPDEDIIYVGDTGNGPYGPLTIPEVRAHALAIGDDLVARGIKALVIACNTASAACLRDARERYDVPVVEVILPAVRRAVATTRNGRIGVIGTQATIASHAYQDAFAAARDTEITAVACPRFVDFVERGITSGRQVLGLAEGYLEPLQRAGVDTLVLGCTHYPLLSGLIQLAMGEQVTLVSSAEETAKELLRVLTERDLLRPHEAAPATRVFEATGDPEAFADLATRFLGPAITGVGAVHRHAPLH from the coding sequence GTGAGCCCGATCGGAATCTTCGACTCCGGTGTCGGCGGGCTGACCGTGGCCCGGTCGATCATCGACCAGTTGCCTGACGAGGACATCATCTACGTCGGCGACACCGGCAACGGCCCCTACGGCCCCCTGACCATCCCCGAGGTTCGTGCGCATGCCCTGGCCATCGGCGACGACCTGGTGGCGCGCGGTATCAAGGCGTTGGTGATCGCCTGCAACACCGCGTCGGCGGCGTGCCTGCGCGACGCGCGGGAACGCTACGACGTGCCGGTTGTGGAGGTGATCCTGCCGGCGGTGCGCCGGGCGGTAGCAACCACCCGCAACGGCCGCATCGGGGTGATCGGGACGCAGGCGACCATCGCCAGTCACGCCTACCAGGATGCGTTCGCTGCGGCCCGTGACACCGAGATCACCGCGGTGGCGTGCCCACGCTTCGTCGACTTCGTCGAGCGCGGTATCACCAGTGGCCGACAGGTGTTGGGACTGGCCGAGGGTTATCTGGAACCGCTGCAACGCGCCGGAGTCGACACCCTGGTGTTGGGCTGCACGCATTACCCGCTGTTGTCGGGATTGATCCAGCTCGCGATGGGTGAGCAGGTGACGCTGGTGTCCAGCGCCGAAGAGACCGCCAAGGAACTGCTGCGGGTGCTCACCGAGCGTGACTTGCTACGCCCGCATGAGGCCGCCCCGGCAACGCGGGTCTTCGAGGCCACCGGGGATCCAGAGGCGTTTGCTGACCTGGCTACCCGATTTCTCGGACCGGCCATCACCGGTGTCGGAGCCGTCCACCGCCACGCTCCATTGCACTAG